One Hyphomicrobium sp. CS1GBMeth3 DNA segment encodes these proteins:
- the purL gene encoding phosphoribosylformylglycinamidine synthase subunit PurL has protein sequence MQDAATSKITPEIVAGHGLKPDEYQRLLKILGREPSLTELGIFSVMWSEHCSYKSSRVWLRTLPTSGAKVIQGPGENAGVVDLGDGDAAVFKMESHNHPSYIEPYQGAATGVGGIMRDVFTMGARPVANLNALRFGDPSHPKTRHLVSGVVSGIGGYGNCVGVPTVGGEVNFDAGYNGNILVNAMCVGLARADKIFYSAAKGVGLPVVYVGSKTGRDGIHGATMASAEFDDNSEEKRPTVQVGDPFTEKLLIEACLELMASDAIIAIQDMGAAGLTSSTSEMADKGGVGIELDLDHVPQREENMTAYEMMLSESQERMLMILKPGREPEAEAVFKKWGLDFAVIGITTDTGRMIVKHKGQVEADLPVPVLADSAPVYERPWFQPVPPQPVLPQWVKAPNGNLNALRQMMGSPALCSRRWVWEQYDHMVMGDTIVRPGGDAAVVRVHGTKKGLAVTCDVTPRYVAADPEMGTKQAVVETWRNLTAVGADPIAITDNMNFGNPERPEIMGQFVASVRGMGEACRVLDYPVVSGNVSLYNETNGVGIPPTPAIGAVGLVPDVAHITDIRLKREGELLIVIGREQGWLGQSLYQQIICEKLEGAPPPVDLADEIKAGRLVRSLIREGKVSAVHDVSDGGLLVAVAEMALSSRESGAGGIGVELFAYEGKLPHHAVWFGEDQGRYVLAVDPARAEEIVERARLLALPARIVGRTGGEAIVLKGEDPLPLSDLAAITEGWLPEYMAGEV, from the coding sequence ATGCAAGACGCCGCGACCTCCAAGATCACGCCTGAGATCGTTGCCGGGCATGGGCTCAAACCCGACGAATACCAGAGGCTTTTGAAGATCCTGGGCCGGGAACCGAGTCTGACCGAGCTCGGCATCTTCTCCGTCATGTGGAGCGAGCACTGCTCTTATAAGTCGTCGCGCGTCTGGCTCAGGACGCTGCCGACGTCGGGCGCTAAGGTCATCCAGGGCCCGGGCGAGAACGCCGGAGTCGTTGACCTGGGCGACGGGGACGCGGCCGTCTTCAAGATGGAGAGCCACAACCACCCCTCCTACATCGAGCCCTACCAGGGCGCGGCGACGGGCGTGGGTGGCATCATGCGCGACGTGTTCACGATGGGCGCGCGTCCGGTGGCCAACCTCAACGCGCTGCGCTTCGGCGATCCCTCACATCCCAAGACGCGCCACCTCGTGTCAGGCGTCGTGTCCGGCATCGGCGGCTACGGCAACTGCGTCGGCGTGCCCACGGTCGGCGGCGAGGTCAACTTCGACGCCGGCTACAACGGCAACATCCTGGTCAACGCCATGTGCGTCGGCCTCGCGAGAGCGGACAAGATCTTCTACTCGGCGGCCAAAGGCGTTGGCCTGCCCGTCGTCTACGTCGGCTCGAAGACGGGCCGCGACGGCATACACGGCGCGACGATGGCGTCGGCCGAATTCGACGACAACAGCGAGGAGAAGCGCCCGACCGTGCAGGTGGGCGACCCCTTCACCGAGAAGCTCCTGATCGAAGCCTGCCTCGAGCTGATGGCATCGGACGCCATCATCGCCATCCAGGACATGGGTGCGGCCGGCCTCACCTCCTCCACATCGGAGATGGCGGACAAAGGCGGCGTCGGCATCGAGCTCGATCTCGATCATGTGCCCCAGCGCGAAGAGAACATGACGGCCTACGAGATGATGCTCTCAGAGAGCCAGGAGCGCATGCTCATGATCCTGAAGCCCGGGCGCGAGCCCGAGGCGGAAGCGGTCTTCAAGAAATGGGGCCTCGACTTCGCGGTCATCGGCATCACCACCGATACGGGCCGCATGATCGTCAAGCACAAGGGCCAGGTGGAAGCCGACCTGCCGGTACCGGTGCTCGCCGACTCGGCGCCCGTCTACGAGCGGCCCTGGTTCCAGCCGGTGCCGCCGCAGCCCGTGCTGCCGCAATGGGTCAAGGCGCCGAACGGCAATCTCAACGCGCTGCGCCAGATGATGGGCTCGCCTGCGCTCTGCTCGCGCCGCTGGGTGTGGGAGCAGTACGACCACATGGTCATGGGCGACACCATCGTGCGGCCCGGCGGCGATGCGGCCGTCGTGCGCGTGCACGGCACGAAGAAGGGCCTTGCTGTCACCTGCGATGTGACGCCTCGCTACGTGGCGGCCGATCCCGAGATGGGCACCAAGCAGGCCGTCGTCGAGACGTGGCGCAATCTGACCGCCGTCGGCGCCGATCCCATCGCCATCACCGACAACATGAACTTCGGCAACCCGGAGCGGCCCGAGATCATGGGCCAGTTCGTAGCCTCCGTGCGCGGCATGGGCGAAGCCTGCCGCGTGCTCGACTACCCGGTCGTGTCAGGCAACGTCTCGCTCTACAACGAGACCAACGGTGTCGGCATCCCGCCGACGCCCGCCATCGGCGCGGTCGGCCTCGTGCCCGACGTGGCGCACATCACCGACATCCGCCTGAAGCGCGAGGGCGAGCTTCTGATCGTCATCGGGCGCGAGCAGGGCTGGCTCGGGCAGTCGCTCTATCAGCAAATCATCTGCGAAAAACTCGAAGGCGCACCGCCGCCGGTCGATCTCGCCGACGAGATCAAAGCGGGCCGCCTCGTGCGCTCGCTGATCCGCGAGGGCAAGGTATCGGCCGTGCATGACGTCTCGGATGGCGGGCTCCTGGTTGCCGTCGCGGAGATGGCGCTGTCCTCGCGCGAGAGCGGCGCGGGCGGCATCGGCGTCGAGCTGTTCGCCTACGAGGGCAAGCTTCCGCATCACGCCGTCTGGTTCGGCGAGGACCAGGGCCGCTACGTGCTGGCGGTCGATCCCGCGCGCGCGGAGGAGATCGTCGAGCGGGCGCGTCTGCTCGCATTGCCGGCGCGCATCGTTGGACGCACCGGGGGCGAAGCCATCGTGCTCAAGGGCGAGGATCCGCTGCCGCTTTCAGATCTGGCCGCGATCACCGAAGGCTGGCTGCCGGAGTACATGGCCGGCGAGGTCTAG
- a CDS encoding RidA family protein, translated as MAQRDAVSPAGRHDLFTSQTYSAAIRSDDLLFVSGHVGSRSDGSPEPDFEAQVRLAFANLEATLQAGGCGLDDIVDVTTFHTDPENQFGTIMTVKSEVFPKAPYPNWTAIGVNWLAGFDFEIKVIARIPG; from the coding sequence ATGGCCCAGCGTGACGCCGTTTCCCCCGCCGGTAGGCATGACCTCTTCACTTCACAGACGTATTCCGCAGCAATCAGATCAGATGATCTCCTGTTCGTGTCCGGTCACGTCGGCAGTCGCAGCGATGGCTCTCCCGAGCCGGACTTTGAGGCTCAGGTCCGTCTGGCATTCGCCAATCTTGAGGCGACGCTGCAGGCGGGAGGATGCGGGCTCGACGATATCGTCGACGTGACGACCTTTCATACCGATCCCGAAAATCAGTTCGGCACGATCATGACCGTTAAGAGCGAAGTCTTCCCGAAGGCGCCTTATCCGAATTGGACGGCGATCGGCGTCAACTGGCTTGCGGGGTTCGACTTCGAGATCAAGGTCATCGCCCGCATTCCCGGCTGA
- a CDS encoding bifunctional protein-serine/threonine kinase/phosphatase — MPIGPAVTIGQHSLAGRKARNDDSYGVLVPEPALLETKGVAMAIADGMSSSEAAKMASETCVHSFLDDYYSTHPSWTVKTSVQRVLTAINRWLHGQSEANYASDRGMVCTFTALVLKSAVGHVFHVGDSRIYLVRGETIELLTNDHRVRVSRDQEYLSRAVGIAPDLQVDYKTVPLEAGDILVFTTDGVHDFLRDTQISSILRASGDDLTEAAKQIVAAAFANGSPDNLTCQIVRIDDAGHPDEEAHLKKLTALPMPPELVPGQDFEGYTILRELHLSKRTQIYLAREGQSGTTVVLKTPSVNYEDDPVYLEMFTREEWVGQLVTSPHVLKVLRPAHVRRSLYYVTEYFEGQTLRQWMLDHPRPDLETVRGIIEQIAKGLRAFHRKEIIHQDLKPENVMIDKAGTVKIIDFGSSRVASLAEASISVQKPDLVGTIDYTAPEYHLGETPTNRSDIFSVGVIAYELLTGKLPYGRGFGHQRDIARLEYIPASSLNEAVPRWVDAALARAVYKSPTQRAEALSVLVEDLRRPNPDYRDEPRALLERNPVAFWRGLSVVQLVLNLLLLYHLSR; from the coding sequence ATGCCGATCGGCCCTGCGGTCACCATCGGTCAGCACTCTCTCGCCGGTCGCAAGGCCCGCAACGACGACTCCTACGGCGTCCTGGTTCCCGAGCCTGCGTTGCTCGAAACCAAAGGTGTCGCGATGGCGATCGCCGACGGCATGAGCTCGAGCGAAGCCGCCAAGATGGCGAGCGAGACCTGCGTCCATAGTTTTCTCGACGACTATTACTCGACCCACCCGTCGTGGACGGTGAAGACCTCGGTCCAGCGGGTGCTGACCGCGATCAACCGCTGGCTCCACGGTCAGAGCGAGGCCAACTACGCCAGCGACCGGGGAATGGTGTGCACGTTCACCGCGTTGGTTCTCAAGTCGGCGGTGGGACACGTGTTCCATGTCGGAGACTCGCGCATCTACCTCGTGCGCGGCGAAACGATCGAGCTTCTGACGAATGATCATCGAGTTCGGGTCTCCCGGGACCAGGAGTATCTTTCGCGCGCTGTCGGCATAGCGCCCGACCTTCAGGTAGACTACAAGACGGTGCCGCTCGAGGCCGGCGACATTCTGGTTTTCACGACCGATGGCGTACACGACTTTCTGCGCGATACTCAGATCTCCTCGATCCTGCGCGCTTCAGGCGACGACCTGACAGAGGCGGCGAAACAGATTGTTGCCGCCGCTTTCGCCAACGGCAGCCCAGACAACCTCACATGCCAGATCGTGCGCATCGATGATGCCGGCCACCCGGACGAGGAAGCCCACCTCAAGAAGCTCACCGCGCTCCCGATGCCTCCCGAACTCGTCCCCGGCCAGGACTTCGAGGGTTATACCATTCTTCGCGAGTTGCATTTAAGCAAGCGGACGCAGATCTACTTGGCGCGGGAAGGTCAGAGCGGCACGACCGTCGTCCTCAAGACGCCTTCGGTCAATTACGAGGACGATCCCGTCTATCTCGAGATGTTCACGCGCGAGGAATGGGTTGGACAGCTCGTGACGAGCCCGCATGTTCTGAAGGTGCTGCGGCCAGCCCACGTGCGCCGGTCTCTCTACTATGTGACCGAGTACTTCGAAGGGCAGACGCTCAGGCAATGGATGCTCGATCATCCGCGGCCGGATCTCGAAACGGTGCGCGGCATCATCGAGCAGATTGCCAAAGGGCTGCGCGCTTTCCACCGCAAGGAGATCATCCACCAGGACCTCAAGCCTGAGAACGTGATGATCGACAAGGCGGGCACGGTAAAGATCATCGACTTCGGCTCGTCGCGCGTCGCGAGCCTCGCGGAGGCCTCCATCAGCGTTCAGAAGCCCGATCTGGTTGGCACGATCGACTATACGGCGCCGGAGTATCACTTGGGCGAGACGCCCACAAACCGGTCGGACATCTTCTCGGTTGGCGTCATCGCTTATGAGCTTCTGACGGGGAAGCTGCCGTACGGCCGCGGCTTCGGGCATCAGCGCGACATCGCCCGGCTGGAGTACATTCCCGCTTCGTCACTCAACGAGGCCGTTCCTCGCTGGGTTGATGCCGCGCTCGCGAGAGCCGTATACAAAAGCCCCACTCAGCGCGCCGAAGCACTTTCCGTTCTTGTCGAGGACTTGCGACGTCCGAACCCAGACTACAGAGACGAGCCGCGCGCTCTTCTGGAGCGAAACCCCGTTGCCTTCTGGCGGGGACTGTCCGTAGTCCAGCTCGTTTTGAATTTGCTGTTGCTGTACCACTTGTCGCGATGA
- a CDS encoding ester cyclase: protein MSDPKALLAQFGAKIFGEKDFTALGGLMREDYIQHNPLVGQGSKGFKDFFEAWFKASPDFKFELKQIVSEGDKVWVYGTYSGTHKGDWLGIPATGKAYKFDAVDIFRVQDGKLAEHWDVLDVYSLFKQLGTIN, encoded by the coding sequence ATGTCGGACCCCAAGGCACTATTGGCACAGTTTGGCGCCAAGATTTTCGGAGAAAAGGATTTCACCGCTCTCGGTGGCCTGATGCGGGAAGACTACATCCAGCACAATCCGCTCGTCGGGCAGGGGAGCAAAGGCTTCAAGGATTTCTTCGAAGCCTGGTTTAAGGCGTCTCCGGACTTCAAGTTCGAGCTGAAGCAGATCGTATCCGAAGGCGACAAGGTGTGGGTCTACGGAACATACTCCGGGACGCACAAGGGTGACTGGCTTGGCATCCCCGCCACCGGAAAGGCTTACAAGTTCGACGCAGTGGACATCTTTCGCGTCCAGGACGGCAAACTGGCCGAGCATTGGGATGTGCTCGACGTCTACAGTCTGTTCAAGCAACTGGGCACCATCAACTAA
- a CDS encoding helix-turn-helix domain-containing protein: MKWNPYSAKCPTRQLLDRISDKWVVLVLSLLEDGPKRFSALKREIDGISQKMLSQTLRALEQDGLLTRRAFPTVPVTVEYELTALGRSLNVAMGPVVEWAIANMGRVLKARESFDKNPK; this comes from the coding sequence ATGAAGTGGAATCCTTACTCAGCAAAGTGTCCGACGCGTCAGCTACTCGACCGCATCTCGGACAAATGGGTGGTGCTCGTGCTCTCTCTGCTCGAGGATGGGCCAAAGCGTTTCAGCGCGTTGAAACGCGAGATCGACGGCATATCCCAAAAGATGCTCTCTCAAACGCTGCGCGCGCTTGAACAAGACGGACTTCTCACCCGCCGCGCTTTCCCGACTGTGCCCGTGACGGTCGAGTATGAACTGACCGCCCTTGGTCGATCTCTGAACGTCGCCATGGGGCCCGTCGTAGAATGGGCGATCGCGAACATGGGTCGCGTTCTTAAAGCGCGCGAAAGTTTCGATAAGAATCCGAAGTAG